The following proteins are encoded in a genomic region of Ornithodoros turicata isolate Travis chromosome 6, ASM3712646v1, whole genome shotgun sequence:
- the LOC135397203 gene encoding uncharacterized protein C19orf47 homolog, which produces MSSSGEMTTSKWVTFFRDSGLPSEVAVNYAIIFADNRIQKGMLLDLTKEYLFDMGIHVMGDVIAILKHAKQVHSQEAQAKAMKSDKSSPSSNAASRILSRYTRRVEQPSPSLPYRSTFEDVGRNEPARPAKRHAVDNGDVRFKQPALQRIQPAERRLPAQQYNVQESVPRYSVSLPKSQPVVQPAMMEQEEGPTLKVVLPAGKTARSRQILERAYGPGGTASATKRSVFDRLGESAVSSTTDVTTHAKQQQSTVFQRLGPSTDACGSEPSDDALPYRGVLKAPAKANPQPTGKVIRLTKAPTSTPARTLTVRKSAIQPERFASGGKTSMRVTIRQRESPGSFLLRKSISEATSSNQGLVRTNRLTQPVRAAGQSVKNRLGATAQTKATIGTVKTRLNANTAGTRIRLQGARPGNRTVLCGSGGARNTVFARLGN; this is translated from the exons ATGTCCTCTTCAGGAGAAATGA CAACGTCTAAGTGGGTGACGTTTTTCCGGGACTCCGGATTACCGTCTGAAGTGGCTGTGAACTACGCTATCATATTCGCCGACAACCGCATTCAGAAGGGCATGCTGCTGGATCTGACGAAGGAATACCTGTTCGACATGGGAATTCATGTTATGGGAGATGTCATCGCGATCCTCAAGCACGCGAAGCAAGTTCATAGCCAG GAGGCACAGGCTAAAGCGATGAAAAGCGACAAGAGTTCTCCTTCATCGA ATGCAGCGAGTCGCATCCTGAGTCGCTACACTCGTAGAGTTGAGCAGCCTTCGCCTTCGTTGCCGTACAGGTCAACATTCGAGGACGTTGGGAGAAACG AACCTGCTCGCCCCGCGAAGCGTCATGCGGTGGACAACGGCGACGTCAGGTTCAAGCAGCCAGCTCTTCAGCGCATTCAGCCGGCAGAACGTCGGCTTCCCGCACAGCAGTACAACGTTCAGGAGAGCGTTCCGAGGTACTCTGTCAGCCTACCAAAGAGTCAGCCGGTCGTTCAGCCAGCCATGATGGAACAGGAGGAAGGACCTACGCTGAAGGTTGTGCTTCCGGCAGGAAAGACGGCACGCTCGAGGCAGATACTCGAGAGGGCTTACGGACCAG GCGGCACAGCGTCAGCCACGAAAAGGTCGGTGTTCGACCGTTTGGGGGAAAGCGCCGTAAGCAGTACCACAGATGTCACAACCCACGCCAAG CAACAGCAAAGCACGGTATTTCAACGGCTAGGCCCCAGCACGGACGCTTGCGGAAGCGAGCCATCCGACGACGCGCTTCCCTATCGCGGAGTTTTGAAAGCTCCAGCGAAAGCGAATCCCCAGCCCACGGGCAAGGTCATCCGTCTAACCAAAG CACCCACTTCAACTCCCGCGAGGACGCTAACGGTACGCAAGTCCGCGATACAACCGGAACGGTTTGCTTCCGGCGGAAAGACCAGTATGAGGGTTACAATACGACAGAGGGAGTCGCCTGGATCTTTCCTGTTACGGAAATCTATCTCGGAAGCAACGTCTAGCAACCAGGGGTTAGTTCGAACCAATCGCCTTACGCAGC CCGTTAGAGCTGCGGGGCAGAGCGTCAAGAACCGCCTGGGAGCCACCGCACAGACCAAGGCTACCATCGGCACGGTGAAGACTAGGTTGAACGCAAACACGGCCGGCACTCGCATCCGCCTCCAGGGGGCCAGGCCGGGCAATCGGACTGTGCTTTGTGGGAGTGGTGGTGCACGGAACACGGTCTTCGCACGCCTGGGAAACTAG